A window of the Fuscovulum sp. genome harbors these coding sequences:
- the glnT gene encoding type III glutamate--ammonia ligase yields MAKDLAKWAKDKGVKYFMISYTDLFGSQRAKLVPTQAINDMAEEGAGFAGFATWLDLTPAHPDLMAVPDASSAIQLPWKKDVAWVAARATMEGKLVDQAPRNVLEKLVGEAAKEGLRVKTGVEPEFFILNAEGNAASDIYDTAEKPCYDQQAIMRRYDVISEICDYMLELGWEAYQNDHEDAIGQFEMNWKYDDALQTADKHSFFKFMVKSVAEKHGFRATFMPKPFKGLTGSGCHAHISVWSPDGKSNAFSDPTKELSLSDQGRNFLGGIMKHASALAAICNPTVNSYKRINAPRTSSGATWAPNTVTWTGNNRTHMVRVPGPGRFELRLPDGAANPYLLQAVIIAAGLDGVRTKADPGRRYDIDMYQQGHTVKGAPKLPLNLLDALREYDKDKTLKSMMGDEFSAAYLKLKHKEWDSFVSHFSRWEHENTLDI; encoded by the coding sequence ATGGCCAAAGATCTTGCCAAATGGGCAAAGGACAAGGGCGTCAAGTATTTCATGATTTCCTATACCGATCTGTTCGGTAGTCAGCGCGCCAAACTCGTGCCGACGCAGGCGATCAACGACATGGCCGAAGAAGGGGCAGGTTTCGCCGGGTTCGCCACCTGGCTGGACCTCACCCCCGCCCATCCGGACCTGATGGCCGTGCCGGATGCCTCATCCGCAATTCAACTGCCGTGGAAGAAAGATGTGGCCTGGGTCGCTGCCCGCGCCACGATGGAAGGCAAGCTCGTCGATCAGGCCCCGCGCAACGTGCTGGAAAAGCTGGTCGGCGAAGCCGCCAAGGAAGGTCTGCGCGTCAAGACGGGGGTGGAACCGGAATTCTTCATCCTCAACGCCGAAGGCAATGCCGCGTCCGACATCTACGACACCGCGGAAAAGCCCTGCTACGACCAACAGGCGATCATGCGCCGTTACGACGTCATCTCCGAAATTTGCGATTACATGCTCGAACTGGGCTGGGAGGCCTATCAGAACGACCATGAAGACGCGATCGGCCAGTTCGAGATGAACTGGAAATACGACGACGCGCTGCAAACCGCCGACAAGCACAGCTTCTTCAAATTCATGGTGAAGTCTGTCGCCGAAAAGCACGGTTTCCGCGCCACCTTCATGCCCAAACCGTTCAAGGGCCTTACCGGTTCGGGCTGCCACGCCCATATCTCGGTCTGGTCGCCGGACGGCAAGTCCAACGCCTTCTCTGACCCGACGAAGGAACTGTCGCTGTCCGATCAGGGCCGCAATTTCCTCGGCGGCATCATGAAACACGCCTCGGCCCTTGCCGCCATCTGCAACCCGACCGTGAACAGCTACAAGCGCATCAACGCCCCCCGCACCTCATCCGGCGCGACATGGGCACCCAATACCGTGACATGGACCGGCAACAACCGCACCCACATGGTCCGCGTCCCCGGTCCGGGCCGCTTTGAGTTGCGCCTGCCCGATGGCGCGGCCAACCCCTACCTGCTTCAGGCCGTCATCATCGCCGCAGGCCTTGATGGCGTGCGCACCAAGGCCGACCCCGGCCGCCGCTATGACATCGACATGTACCAGCAGGGCCATACCGTGAAGGGCGCACCGAAACTGCCCCTCAATCTGCTGGACGCGCTGCGCGAATACGACAAGGACAAGACGCTGAAATCCATGATGGGCGACGAATTCTCGGCGGCCTATCTGAAGCTCAAGCATAAGGAATGGGATAGCTTCGTCTCCCACTTCTCGCGCTGGGAGCATGAAAACACACTCGATATCTGA